GTGATGTTCTATTCAGGCTGTTGTATTCCATCGTATTGTTTTGATAATTGCATTGACGAAAACAAATTATTGTCTACAGATTTGATGACAAGAATTCAGAGAAGTTGCAAATAGCATCAAGAAAGACCTGTCCTGAAACAAATGTCTTCAACTTTGATCTTAAGAGCATCGACTGGGAGGATTATATGATGAATGCTCACATCCCCGGTCTCGTTATGTATGTGatgaaataattataagaatgatTATATATCGTGCTTTGGAAAATCCTTACCTATTTCTGATGATGCCATGCTTCAATCATTTGATGTAATGATGAATATTTATGCTTCTAATTAGGttgtatggaaaaaaaaagaggagcgAAATGCAATGTGGTTTcaatagttttataattatgtctGGTGTTCTTATAAAGCAAAATGTGTGGAGTGTGGACTCTCTAGTTTATGTATATTGTAGAGATTTTGTGACGCCGGCGTGTAGTCAAAGATAGAAAACTAGAATTTCTCAAATCTTAAGTTGCAATTCTAAATtgtatagaaaatatatattttataaattttgaataatttctaaaactatttaaatataatttctaaaatcataaatatgatAACTTACTGCTCGCGACTCAGACCTTTGATAAGATATGATAAATATGGAATTCAACCAATGCTTTGAAGGTAGAGTAGTATGAAACGGTCAGGCTCGTCcttgtatttttcttgactGGCCAATTCGATTGTCCAACTCTGCTCTTGCTTGGAAAATCCTCGCATTTCTTATTGGCTGGTTAAGCAGAATGGCATTGCATTTCCAATGTGACGGAGGATGTGTGTAAGATAATGCTCTTAGCCTAACACATAGACGATATACAGCAGTAGTAaaggggaaagaaggggaattGAGAGGAGATACACTTCTTGAAAAGATTTTGCAACATTCATGTATTTTGCAACTTCTGTCTCATAATGAATGCCCAGTTGGATCGGCCGAATGAGATAGTGTTAATCAGAAGAAAAATCATCATCTCTCACCAGGAGAAAGGAACCGAACCGATAGCGCTCTCCATTTATGGAATGAGCTCGTATCTGTAGAGTGTTCTTTTCCATGTGTTGTTAGTGTACAGTACAGCACTAGTTACAGCTTACAAGCCAAAGATTAACTTCACAGGGTGGATGGGCACTGGGAATTTCCAAATAGCATGGCAAGTGCAAAATTTCTATAAGCTTACAACGGGCCAATTTTTTCTACTGATGGCGCTGGTCACAAGGAACATGTAGATACGAAGGAGATGGGGACCTCTCTTTCCTTTTGCACGTCAGTGCTGTGATTTTATTGTCAGATTCTTGAAAAGAAGCTTGGCTCTGGAGTTTATTTTTGCAACTTGTAAGACTTTCTGGTCTGCCAAAGCTCAGTAACTTACTATTGCAGCAAATATCATTACTGTCTTTTGACCCTTCCATGCACGAATCTTCTTCAAGAGCATCACAAGCTCTTGGCCGGGAAACGCACAGCCAGCTTTGAGGAGAATCATTACCATTGCCTGCTACAGGAACATGCCATGATCCATGTTCTGATTCCTGAACCCAAAAAACTGGCATCTCAGCAACActaaaattgtaattataaaaagGGAAGAATAAGgaggaaaattttaatttataaataagcaACTTGAAGACTAGCAGTCTGCAATTCTGCATCAGTATTGGCCATGTTAGAGACAATACCTGGATGACTACTGAAAACAGTGGTGGCATTTGAAGTTCCAGCTTCCCTTTGACAAAAGTATATCGAACCTGAAAACAGGAATGAAAAAAAGTTGGATCCATCAATAAAAATGTCACCAAACGCTACTAAAACCATAAAGGAGTGCTGTCTcgatgcaagaaaaaaaattcagaacaaGGACACACTTAAAAACAACTAGGGACAATGGACTCTCTTTTAGTTGCCGATTGATTTTTTGAAGGTGAAGCACTCCTCCACACACCCAAATGGTGTTTGAATGATATTTCATAAAGTTACgagttaaaaagaaatcaaaaccacTAGTTTATTCATCCACGGATAGAAATATATCTAAACACATAATCCACTTATAGATACAGGCTGAACCTAGATGGTCCTTATTCCCTAAACAGTAGGCATGGCCTTCTTCACACGCATATGACAATAAAAGTAAACCTCATAAAAGCCTACATAATCACATACTTGTAAAGAGAAATGAAATGATTTATCTAATATAAGACTACTGGATTGACCAAATAATAGTTTGATTGGACCTTGTAACCAGTTGCAACTGATATTCCTGTGGTGCATCAAGTCAGTTAGAGGTTCATTGTAGACAAAATACATTCAAACTTATTGTCCAAAATATTCCAAGGCTATTAACACAAATCTCAACGCTACAATGAATActgatgaaagaaaagaaaatccatcTTCATTTACAAAACACTAATTAACCAAATGACTAAAACAGACATTACTATTGATGAATGCTACAATTCTTAGTGATAAAAATGATAGTTAAAgtaattttagaaaacaataattatgGGAAACACTATGTGTGtgaaacaaaagcaaaacaattaCTCAACTCATCATATAGGTTTGAATATGGCCTAGTCCTAGGTTTCAAAAGGGTTATTTAACAAGTCCAAAAAGATGTCTCCAACAAAAAGTTCCACTACAGTACTATAAATTTACAATGAACAAGTAGATGCCTTGCATTTTCTAGATATGGCCACTTCACCATACTTTCTTAAAAGGAATGGATGTTAATAACAACATCTAGGAAATGAGATTAACAGAGGGTATGCATTGGACAGGATTATGACAAGCACTTACTTGATGTCTTTCTTTCCACTTGATAAAGAAGTCACTTCCTAGTAGTTCGAAAATGTGATCTCGCATTTCATCGTTTGTCACTAGCAAGCATCTAAGTTTGACAGCAGCATATAGCCAATACCTGAAATACAAAAGGACTTGTTAATAAAATACACAAACGAATAGAAAGCTTTTTTAGGAAAATGGAGTAGATTCATCCAATCATATCAGCACTGTGGAAAGATCATATTTGAAAACATTGCATCGATCAATTAGTGACTTGGATAAATAATAGTATAAAGTCCACAAAACAGGCGAAAAGGAAATTTTACAACAAACAATCCTTCAATGATAGAGATAACCACACACACAGAAGAACTAGTTCTGGAAGTCTATACCAATCATCATTGGAGCCTTGAGGCGTGGTATAAAGAACATCCTTTTCTATCCACTCTTGAATCAGCTCTCTAGTGGAAGGATTCTGTAGGAGTGCTCGAAGACGCTTATTGTGCATAATAATAAGTGGCCATTTTTTCCCACTCTGATTGTATAGGTCTTTTACAACAGCATCAAGCTGCTCTATTTCAATTTGTGAAAACATATAGCAAATGAGTTATACAAATTAGCAGTTATCAAAGAAGCATACTTAAtggaagagaaaacaaatgtaGTACCAATTCAAATGCACAACTACAACCTGAGAAATGCTAAATCCGCCTTCTGCAAAATTCTGCTGATAAAGTCCAATATTTGCTCCATCTACTATTGCTTCATAGTTGGCATGTTCTTCTAGCCAATTCTATTGTATAATATATAGAAAGTAATGAGAGAGAATATCAACAAGTTTCAACAGATAAGAGCAAGAACTTTTTCCCAAAAAGAAGTGCTATTTAAATTCTGCATCTTTTCTAAATTATcgtgaaatttgaaattttctatGAAAACACAATAGCACTTGCACAATTGCTAGAAGAGATCACCAatctaaatatacaaaaatcacaattttaaaccaaatttGAACCGTGCATGAAGAAGCTCCAAATAAAACAGTAAATCATGATAAAGGACAGTAAGCATTTCAAAACAATGGCTCAGGTACTATACCAACATAACAAGGCATAACTATATCTACATATGAAGAAAACGCTCAACAACTATCACCATTCACGTGTATATGCCGAGAATGTTCCGGATAAAAGACTGGCAGTGACTCGgatcaaaaaaggaaaaagattgaCAACGACAACAATTACTCGATGAAAAAAACACCAACTCAACCATGACACTCGCATTGAGTTCACCAAGTTACTCACTCAAtctgtctctctctttctttctttattttttattttttttcttttttcggtATTCGAAGTCCTCAATCTTCATTAATcctcaaattcaaaacaaaccaCATTaatacaaacaagaaaaatccgATGAAAATAGACAATCATGCACAATGAATCAgtaaatcaacaaaaaccaagtacaaaaacaaacactaccaTCACTCACCTGAAACTCGCTAAAATTAGCATTAACCTCCCTTTCCATAGCCAATCCAGCAACAGATTCAGCAAACCTCTCggtttcatcatcatcaatatcaaCAGAAACCAGCTGCTCCCCGCAACAACAACACTTTCCACCAACATCCACACTCCCTCTCTTCAGCACCCACTTCCCTTTCCCAATCCATCCCAGCCCATGCCACCCTCCCCCATTCCTCGAAACCGCCTCTCTCACCAAATCCACATCCAATTCCACCCCACTACCCTCAAAAACCGCAAACCAATGCTCAATGACCTTCGCGGTCTCTCCTCTCACACGCCTCACCATCTTCCTCAATTTCTGCAAATACCCATAAACCCTCTTCTCATTTCTACTCTCTACACTAACTTTCAACAATGCCGCAATCTCCCCCTCTTCTAAACCCACCCCCATACTCCCCATATGCTCCTCCACTTCATAAGCCTTATGAGCCTCCAACTTCtcacagaaacaaaacaatgcAGGATCGTAAGTCCTCAACCTTGGCAATTCATTATAAGCCCCAACATTTTTAACCAAGTCAAAAGCATAATCACCATCTCCTTTAGCAGCAGCTAGTCTAGCAACAGCTGTGATTGAGGCTTCATTGGGTTTGATCCCATTAGACACCATGTGATCAAATATTCGAAGCCCACATCGTAAAGCCAACTCTTCCGTCGATGGGTCATTGAGGGATACTGAACAGAGGTAAAGGAGAGTGTTGAAGCCGTGTTGATTGAGACGAGTGTCTTGGGATATTGCCGTGTCGTAGAGGGAAATAGCAGAGTGTAAGTCTTtggattttgaataaaaattgagGTTGTAGTTGAATTGCGATTCtggggtttggttttttttgggtttctttttgTTGGATGAGGAAGCCATAGCCATGGATAGAATTCTCAAAGCAAAGACGAGGAGAGGACTGTTATTCAAAAACCCTAGACGTTGGAAAACCCTATAGACTATAGACTATTTTGGTACGGGCCTGAGAAACCCCATAGAATATGGATCTGGTCTGGTCTAGAAAACCCTTGTAGACTACGTTTAGTACAGATTTAAGGAAATAAAAGGTTTTGTGTTCTGAAGGTTTATAAATATTGGGCTAGGTTTTAATTAGACTGGATCTTGATCTCTCTTTTGTGCTTATTTTTAGGCTCAATAGGCCCAGgcccaatgaaaaaaataaagacaagcTGTCGGCAAGGACTTTTCAATTGATAATATAGACAAACAAGGCACAATTTCCAGTCCAGAGCCATCGACACTTACGAGGTGTAGATCAAATCAATACAGAGCATATCAATAAATCTATTGACCGAATTTATTCCTATGGATCTAATAACGACACATATGGCCTCTTCTTGATACTTTTTCTTGGTATTCTCATGACGTGTTAACGTCAAATTCTCAGTCCAGTGGGCCCATTGGGCTTCTTTTCTTAAAGCGACTTCTTTGCGCCTACCATGATTCTTTTGTGTTTTGACAAGGTAATGTGGTAATATGATTcatggtattttttaattaagaatatattaaattaatttttttattttttatgttagcaCATCagaatcatcaaaaaaatatgaaaaatataaatttaatattttttcaagcaaaaaatcaACTTAAGAAATTCTAggcatgtttaatattttttttatgtttctaagCCTTTTCTTGGTTGGATTCCCAATCTATTGAAAAGGCTGGGCATATTTGTTGAGTGAAAGGATCAAATGAAGGTTTTTCATTGGATACATTATGGACCCTTTTAAAATTGaagggtttatttatttatttatttat
This region of Populus trichocarpa isolate Nisqually-1 chromosome 9, P.trichocarpa_v4.1, whole genome shotgun sequence genomic DNA includes:
- the LOC18102185 gene encoding proteinaceous RNase P 2, encoding MAMASSSNKKKPKKNQTPESQFNYNLNFYSKSKDLHSAISLYDTAISQDTRLNQHGFNTLLYLCSVSLNDPSTEELALRCGLRIFDHMVSNGIKPNEASITAVARLAAAKGDGDYAFDLVKNVGAYNELPRLRTYDPALFCFCEKLEAHKAYEVEEHMGSMGVGLEEGEIAALLKVSVESRNEKRVYGYLQKLRKMVRRVRGETAKVIEHWFAVFEGSGVELDVDLVREAVSRNGGGWHGLGWIGKGKWVLKRGSVDVGGKCCCCGEQLVSVDIDDDETERFAESVAGLAMEREVNANFSEFQNWLEEHANYEAIVDGANIGLYQQNFAEGGFSISQLDAVVKDLYNQSGKKWPLIIMHNKRLRALLQNPSTRELIQEWIEKDVLYTTPQGSNDDWYWLYAAVKLRCLLVTNDEMRDHIFELLGSDFFIKWKERHQVRYTFVKGKLELQMPPLFSVVIQESEHGSWHVPVAGNGNDSPQSWLCVSRPRACDALEEDSCMEGSKDSNDICCNSKLLSFGRPESLTSCKNKLQSQASFQESDNKITALTCKRKERSPSPSYLHVPCDQRHQ